The Streptomyces sp. ICC1 DNA window TGCGACGTGTCGGACGTGACGAGCAGTACCGGGGGTGTGCAGAGCGAGGCCGTGGCGACCACGAGTGCGTCCACGAGGCATTCGTGTCCGTCGAGGCCCGAGACGTCCAGCAGCTTTGCCGCGGCTTCCGTCACCGCGTCGGTGACCGGCTTCACGTCGAACCGGGACAGCAGGAACTGGAGCCGCTCGACGGCCTCCCCGTTTCGGCGTACTTCCAAGGGCGTCAGGGCAGAGAGTGCCACTCGTCGGCCGCTCTGCTGAGCGATCTCGATGCGCGCACGCATCCCCTCGTCGCCGTCGACGTGCAGCGAGAGCCCTTGGGCGTCCAGGACCAGCGTGCCCTCGCTCTTGGCCTTGATCTTGAGGCGCTTGCTCACCACTCCTGTTCCGCCTGCCGCCGCGCTTCGGCGGAGACGGGGCCGAAAGCCTTGCGGTCGGCCGCCACGACCTCGCGTAGCTTCTGCGCGGCGAGCCATTCCTCCAGGGCTTCGGCCACGACGGAGGAGAAGCCGCTCTTGCCGGTGCGCTCCTCGACTTCCTTGATCAACGACTGCGCCAGCGACACCGATCTCTTGCCGGCCCGCTCGGCGGACTGGGGGGCTACGTGGCTGCTCATATCTAAAACGTATCACCGCTGGTAGGAAATTTCCCGTCCGATCCTTACCCCGGTGGAACCAGGGTGGCCCCCAAGGCCTGATCCGGGGTGGAGCCGTCAAGCGGGCTGGGCCGGGGGGAGGTCTTCCGGGCGGACCGGCTGGTCGTGGGGGGTGTCGGCGGCCGGTTCGTACGGGGCTTCGGGCGCGGCGTGGACGGTGCGGATGCAGCGCGTCAGCAGGACCAGGCCGCAGATCAGCAGCGCCCCGGAGGCCGTCCAGTCGAGGCCGAGGGTGATCGGGGAGTTGGGCTTCTGCCACGGGCGGGCGGTGGTCAGCAGCCAGCCGCCCAGGGCCAGCAGGCCGAGCCCGCCGGCGGCCCGGACGGCGGTGGGGTCGGCGGCCGGGGCCGCGGCGTGGCCGGCGGGCGGCCGGGCGGCGGAGCCGTGGCCGGGGGTTTCGTCGGACGGCCTGGTGATCACGGATCACCACCTCCTGGGCTGACTCGGGCGTGCTCGCCCGGCCATCTTCGCAGGGGTGCGGCCGGTTCGGTACGGGCGCCCGCCCAGCAGACGGACACCGCAGCGGGCCCCGCACCCGTACCCCGCACCCGTACCCCGCACCCGTACCCCGCACTCCGCACCCCGCGGGCTCAGCCCGCCCCGCGGCACTTCCCGAGCGCCGCGGCGTGGTTCCGCTTGAGGTCGGCCCACTGCTCGGCGGTGGCGGCCCGGTCGTCGATCCCGCCCGTGACCGGGTCCGGGTCGGGGTACCAGGCCAGGCCCTCGGCCCGCAGGCACGTGGACTCCCGCCGCAGCGCGGCCAGCCGCTCGGGGCCGATCCGCTCGGGCTCGGGCCGCGCCGGCCGCTTCGCCGCGCAGGCCTCGTGCGCCGCCTCGTTCCACGGCCGGGTCTTGTCCTCGTACGGCATTCCGGAATCCCGGACCACGACGGGCTGGCCGTTCTGCTTCAGGCAGTCGTAGTAAGCGATTTCGGCCGCACTCGGGGGCGGACTGTCCTCGGACTTCGGTTCCCCCTTGCCGTCCCCGCACCCCGTGATCGAAAGGGAAAGGGCGAGCAAAGGGGCGAAATGGAGTGCGCGCACGAGCGGGATTCCCTAGTGGAGTTGGCGACGGAATTGGCGCGTCCGGATCGGGGCGCGGGCCCGCGAGACCGTCGGGCGATCGTAGGCAGCCGTGCCAGAGGTGAACAAGTTGGCTATGAGACAACTGTTTTGACGACCCATCAGGCCAGAAACTGCTTGCTCATGGTCGGTGACGGACTGTTGAATTCCGGCCGGGTCGAATTCTCCGGCCCGAGCCCGGTGCACCATCCGCATTTCACCCGAAGGGCAAGGAATACGTGATGAAGAAGGCGCTTCTCAAGCTGGTGGCCGGAGCCGCCACCGCCACCCTTTCCATCGGCGCCGTTCTCCTGGGAGCGGCCGGACCTTCGGTCGCATCGGCCCGGGACGGAAATCTCGAGGACCAGGAATTCGGGCTCTTCTACTACGCGGGCCGGACCGGCTGCGTCTTCGACCTGGTCACCAATGACGTGAACTTCTCCGACGACACCTTCCGGGGCGGCTGCTCCGGAAGCGGCGCGAGCGTGAACGACAACACCGAGTCCTACCGGAACCGCGACGTCTACGCCTGGAAGGTCGGCACGGACAAGGACCTGGGCGGCAACGTCGGGGAGATCCCCTCGAAGTACGAGGGCAACGCCTCCACCACCTTCAAGAACCGGATCAGCTCGGCCAAGTACACCCTCCACCCCTGATCCCGGCCACCGACGAAGGAGTTCCGCCCGATGCGCAAGCGCCTTCGCACCACCGCCCCCGCCGCCTTCGCCGCCCTCTCGGCGGCCGCGCTCCTGGCGGGCTGCGCCGCCGCCGGGGCCGCGGGCGGTGAGCCGGAGCTCGGCCCGGTCGAGGTCAATCCGCCGACGGCCGCGCTGGCCCTGCCGATGGACGCGTACACGGACACCGAGGCCGAGTCGATCCGCATGGGGCAGGTGCAGCAGCGCCTGCTCGCACGGTGCATGGCCCGGTACGGGTTCGCGTACGAGGGGCTGAAGTCGGCCGAGCCCGCCGGCGGGCGCGGAGCCGAGGACCGGCACCGCACCCTCTTCGGGGCCGCCGACCTCGCCTACGCCGCCTCCTACGGGTACGACCCGAACGCGGGCGCGGGGACCCGCGCCAAGCCCGCCGCCCCCGAGCTGACCGACAGCGCGTACGCCGTCATGAACGGCGAGCCGCGGGGCGCGGCGGGCGGGCGGGCCCCCGACGCCATGAACGAGGAGGAGGCCGCGGGCGTGGACAGCGGCCTGACGGCCGGCGGGGCCAAGGTGCCGGCCGGCGGGTGCGGCAGGGAGGCCTACCGCAAGCTGTACGCGCCGACGAAGGACAGCGTGGACCTGCTCTTCACGTTCGGGCTGGCCGGGGAGGCGCACGACCGGTCCAAGAACGACTCGCGCGTGCTCGCCGTGCTGGAGAAGTGGTCGGCGTGCATGGGCGGATCGGGCTATAGCGGGATCAAGACCCCGTACGACGTGATCGAGGAGCTCGGCCTGCAGGGAGACCAGGGCGGCCCCAAGGCCGTCAACGCGGCCAAGGCCGACGTCGCCTGCAAGCAGGAGGTGAACCTCGTCGGCATCTGGGCGGCGGTCGAGCGGGCCTACCAGGAGCGGCTGGCCGAGGAGCACGCCCAGACGCTCGCCCTGTACAAGGCGCAGCGCGAGGCCCGCTTCAGGCTGGCGGCCGAGGTCGCCTGAGGGGCCGCCAGGGCCCGGGGCGGCGCTCAGCGCCCCCGGAAGGCCCCCCAGAGCCGCAGGAAGCGGCCGGACGGCCCCGGAGCCGCAGGAAGGCCGGTACTCGACCCCGGGCGGGGGAGTACCGGCCTTCAGCGCGTCGCCGAGGGCGGCTCGGAACGCGGACGATCCCGGTGGGGGATCAGAGGACGCGGACGGCGCCGGTCGGCTTGTCGTAGCTCAGCGAGCGCTCGACGATGCCCGTGCTGGAGTTCTGCGCGCCGACGAACTTGCCGCCGCCCACGTAGACGGCGACGTGGTACGCGCTGCCCTTGGAGCCCCAGTACAGGATGTCGCCCGGCTGAAGGGCGTTCAGGGACACCGAGGTGCCGGCCGAGGACTGCGCCTGCGACATGCGCGGCAGGCTGATGCCGGCCTGGCGGTACGCGGCCTGGACGAGGCCCGAGCAGTCGAACGAGGACGGGCCGGTGCCGCCCATGACGTAGGCCTTGCCGACCTGCGCGCGGGCGAAGTTCACGATGGCGGCGGCGGAACCGGTCGCCGGGGCGGTGACGGTGCCCGTGCCCTGCGCGGAGGAGCCCTCGGAGGAGGAGGGCTTGGTCTGGAGCGAGGCGCGGGCGGTGCTGCGGTTGGCGCGCTCGGACTCGGCCTTGCGGTCCGCGTCCTCCTTCGCCTTCTGCTCGGTGTCGGCCTTCTGCTGGGCGTCGGCCTTGGCCTGCTTGGCCTCGGCGGCGGCGCCGGTGCGGGCGGTCTCCTCCAGGGCGTTGAGCTCGCCCTCGACGGCGGCGGCGCGGGTGTTCTCGGCGGCCTTGGTGACGGACGAGGAGACCTCGGCGGCCAGGTCCAGGTTGAGGACCGGCATTTCGAGAGTGGTCTCGTGCACGGGCTCGGCGGAGGGGGTGGCGCTCGCCGTGCCGGCCATGGCCAGGGTGCTGAGGACGCCACCGGCAACTCCGGCGCGGACCGCGAGCTTCGAGGCGCTGCGGCGGGGCTTCCGGTGGCTGGGTATGTGAGCGGTAAGGGACATGGGTACAACCGCTATCAGGGCGTTGCGGTTCCCTTCAAGAAACGTGGTCTGCGCCACAGTTGTGCGCGAAGGGTGCTAACCGGGCGCGTCGGACTCCTTATTGACGCCGTAACGGGCCAATCGGACACCCCGCCGCAAGGCTGTGATCATGGGGTTTTCGAAATAAGTCCGAATTGGTCCTCGGCCTACCATCCACCCGCACAGATGGCCAAGCCCCCTTTCGCTGCCGCGAATCCGGAGTGGCGCAGGTCACAGGAGTGTCACGCGATGCGGACGCTGTGACCCGGCTGTGACCCGGCCGTGAACCCGCCGCCGGGCCGGCGGGTGCCGGAGGGGGTCGCGGGCGGGCCGAGGGGCGGGTCGGGAGGCGCGTCGAGGGGTGGGCCGCCGACCGGTTCGCCGACCGGTTCGCGGGGCGGTTAGCCAACCGGTCCGCCGGGCGGTCGGCGTGCGGGCCGGCCGGGCGGTTCCGACTTAGTGAACGCGCGCACGCGTCCACTCCCGTACGCGGGGGATCCCCCGACCGGGCGACGTCGATCCCTTTATCACCACGCGCACCACCTCGCCAATTTGCGTGCAGCCACCACGGTTTGATAGGGCGACAGGCCTTCCACCTGCGACTACAGGAGCGGATGTCACCTTTGGTGATCATGTGGATGCTTCGCGTATGAAGATCACCACTCATCGGACTTCATGATCGTTCGTCAGGTGGTGGAGATCACAAACTCGTTGTTGCAACCCGTGTCGCAGATCACAGACGAGCAGGCATAAGATGCGCACCAGTCCGGCTTGTGAACTGCCTCACATGCAAGCGCTCGATCAACTCGATCACGGCGCGGTCTTCGCGGGGCGGGGCGCTCGGCGCCGGCACAGCGGTCCATACGGTCAAGGACGACTGGAAGGAGCGAGGAGCGTGAATGCGTACGCGCCCATCCTCGTGCTCGGCGCCCTCGGCGCAGGGTTTGCGATCTTCTCCGTGGTCATGGCCACGCTGATCGGCCCAAAACGGTACAACCGGGCAAAACTTGAAGCTTATGAGTGCGGCATCGAGCCCACACCCATGCCGGCCGGCGGCGGCCGCTTCCCCATCAAGTACTACCTGACGGCGATGCTCTTCATCGTCTTCGACATCGAGGTTGTCTTCCTCTACCCCTGGGCGGTCACCTTCGACTCGCTGGGGATCTTCGGGCTCGTCGAGATGCTCCTCTTCGTGCTCACCGTCTTCGTCGCCTACGCCTACGTGTGGCGCCGCGGCGGCCTGGAATGGGACTGAGGGGCTGAATTTCCATGGGACTGGAAGAGAAGCTGCCGAGCGGCTTTCTGCTGACCACCGTCGAACAGGCCGCGGGATGGGTGCGCAAGTCATCCGTCTTCCCCGCGACCTTCGGCCTGGCCTGCTGCGCGATCGAGATGATGACCACCGGAGCGGGCCGGTACGACCTGGCCCGCTTCGGCATGGAGGTCTTCCGCGGATCCCCGCGGCAGGCCGACCTGATGATCGTGGCGGGCCGGGTCAGCCAGAAGATGGCGCCGGTGCTGCGGCAGGTGTATGACCAGATGCCCGCTCCCAAGTGGGTCATCTCCATGGGTGTCTGCGCCTCTTCGGGCGGGATGTTCAACAACTACGCGATCGTCCAGGGCGTCGACCACATCGTCCCGGTGGACATCTATCTGCCCGGCTGCCCGCCCCGCCCCGAGATGCTGATCGACGCGATCCTCAAGCTCCACCAGAAGATCCAGGGATCCAAGCTCGGCGTGAACCGGGAAGAGGCCGCCCGCGAGGCGGAGGAGGCGGCCCTCAAGGCGCTCCCCATGATCGAGATGAAGGGGCTCCTGCGGTGAGCGACGACCCGGCCGTGGAGAACGGCCCCCATGCGGGCGACGGCACCAACGTGCCCGCCCCCCGCGGCACCGCCGGCCCCGAGGTGATCGGAGTCCGCAAGGGCATGTTCGGCGCCGAGAGCGGCGGCGACACCAGCGGCTACGGCGGCCTCGTGCGCACCGTGGCCCTGCCCGGCGCGAGCGCCCGCCCGTACGGCTCGTACTTCGACGAGGTCGTCGACGAGCTCGAAGGGGCGCTGGAGGAGCAGGACCTGGTCCCGGACAACGCGATCGAGAAGGTCGTCGTCGACCGGGCGGAGCTGACCCTCCACATCGCCCGCGAGCACCTCCTCCTCGTGGCGAGGACCCTGCGCGACGACCCGGCCCTGCGCTTCGAGCTCTGCACGGGCGTCAGCGGGGTGCACTTCCCGGGAGACAAGGGCCGCGAGCTGCACGCCGTCTACCACCTGCGCTCGCTCACCCACGGCCGGATCCTGCGCCTGGAGGTGTCCGCCCCGGACGCCGACCCGCACGTGCCCTCGATCGTCTCGGTCTACCCGACCAACGACTGGCACGAGCGCGAGACGTACGACTTCTTCGGGCTGGTCTTCGACGGGCACCCGGCGCTCACCCGGATCATGATGCCGGACGACTGGCAGGGCTTCCCGCAGCGCAAGGACTACCCGCTCGGCGGCATCGCCATCGAGTACAAGGGCGCCCAGATCCCGGCTCCTGACCAGCGGAGGTCGTACAGCTGATGAACACCCAGAAGGAATCGAACCACGCCTCCGCACGCGAGACCACCGAGGGCACCGTCTACACCGTCACCGGCGGTGACTGGGACGAGATCGTCCGGTCCGCGGCCCGCGCCGACGACGAGCGGATCGTCGTCAACATGGGTCCGCAGCACCCGTCCACCCACGGAGTGCTCCGCCTGATCCTGGAGATCGACGGCGAGACGGTCACCGAGGCCCGCTGCGGCATCGGCTACCTCCACACCGGCATCGAGAAGAACCTCGAATTCCGGAACTGGACGCAGGGCACCACCTTCGTCACGCGCATGGACTACCTGACGCCGTTCTTCAACGAGACGGCGTACTGCCTGGGCGTCGAGAAGCTGCTCGGCATCACCGATCAGATCCCGGACCGCGCCACCGCCATCCGCGTCCTGCTGATGGAGCTCAACCGGCTCTCCTCCCACCTGGTGTGCATCGCCACCGGCGGCATGGAGCTCGGCGCGACCACGATCATGATCTACGGGTTCCGCGACCGCGAGCTGATCCTCGACGTGTTCGAGCTCATCACCGGACTGCGCATGAACCACGCGTTCGTCCGCCCCGGCGGCCTCGCGCAGGACCTGCCCCCGGGCGCGGTCGACCAGCTCCGCGAGTTCGTCAAGACCATGAAGAAGAACCTGCCGGAGTACGACAAGCTCGCCACCGGCAACCCCATCTTCAAGGCACGCATGCAGGACGTCGGATACCTCGACCTCACCGGCTGCATGGCGCTCGGCGCCACCGGCCCGGTCCTGCGCTCCGCCGGCCTGCCGCACGACCTGCGCAAGTCCGACCCGTACTGCGGCTACGAGAACTACGAGTTCGACGTGCCGACCACCGAGTCCTGCGACTCCTACGGGCGCTTCCTGATCCGCCTGGAGGAGATGCGCCAGTCCCTGCGGATCGTCGAGCAGTGCCTGGACCGCCTGGAGCCGGGCCCGGTCATGGTCGCCGACAAGAAGATCGCCTGGCCCGCGCAGCTCGCGATGGGCCCGGACGGCCTCGGCAACTCGCTCGACCACATCAGGAACATCATGGGCACCTCCATGGAGGCCCTCATCCACCACTTCAAGCTGGTGACCGAGGGCTTCCGGGTACCGGCCGGGCAGGCCTACGCGGCCGTCGAGTCCCCCAAGGGCGAACTCGGCGTCCACGTCGTCTCCGACGGCGGCACCCGCCCCTACCGGGTCCACTTCCGCGACCCGTCCTTCACCAACCTGCAGGCCATGGCGGCGATGTGCGAGGGCGGCCAGATCGCCGACGTCATCGTGGCCGTCGCCTCCATCGACCCCGTGATGGGAGGCGTCGACCGATGACAGCCAACCCGGCAAGTCAAGGGGTGAGCCTGGGCATGCCCCAGCTGCCGGCCCCGGGATACCCGGCCGAAGTGCGCGAGCGGCTGGCGGCCGACGCCGCCGAGGTCATCGCGCGCTACCCCGACAGCCGCTCCGCGCTGCTGCCGCTGCTCCACCTCATGCAGTCGGAGGAGGGCTACGTCTCGCGCACCGGCATCCGGTTCTGCGCCGAGGTGCTGGGCCTGACGACCGCCGAGGTCACGGCGGTGGCCACCTTCTACACGATGTACCGGCGCAAGGCCTCCGGCGACTACCAGGTCGGGGTCTGCACGAACACCCTGTGCGCGGTCATGGGCGGCGACGCCATCTTCGAGGAACTCAAGGAGCACCTCGGGGTCGGCAACAACGAGACCACCCCCGACGGCAAGGTCACCCTCGAGCACATCGAGTGCAACGCGGCCTGCGACTACGCCCCCGTGGTGATGGTCAACTGGGAGTTCTTCGACAACCAGACCCCCGAGTCCGCCAAGGACATGGTGGACGACCTGCTGGCCGGCCGCCCGGTCGAGCCGACCCGCGGCGCCCCGCTGTGCACCTACAAGGAGACCGCCCGGATCCTGGCGGGCTTCCCGGACGAGCGCGCGGGCGCGGTCGAGGCGACCGGCGGCGCCGGCGCCGCCTCCCTGATCGGCCTGCGCATCGCGCGCGGAGAATCCCCGCAGCTCGGCAAGGTCGTGCACCAGCGTGCCGAGACCACGACCGAGGAGGGGGAGTGATGACGGTGACCGCTGAGATGCACGAGAACGGAACCAGCCCGGAGAAGCTGCTGGCACCCGTGCTGTCGGCGTTCTGGGACGAGCCGAACTCGTGGACGCTGGAGACCTACCGGCGCCACGAGGGCTACGAGGGCCTGCGCAAGGCGCTCGCGATGACCCCGGACGACCTCATCGCCTACGTGAAGGACTCGGGCCTTCGCGGACGCGGCGGCGCCGGCTTCCCCACCGGGATGAAGTGGCAGTTCATCCCGCAGGGCGACGGAAAGCCGCACTACCTCGTCGTGAACGCGGACGAGTCGGAGCCGGGAACCTGCAAGGACATCCCCCTCCTCTTCGCCAACCCGCACTCCCTCATCGAGGGAATGATCATCGCCTGCTACGCGATCCGGTCGGAGCACGCCTTCATCTACCTGCGCGGCGAGGTCGTGCCGGTACTGCGGCGCCTGCACGAGGCGGTGCGCGAGGCGTACGAGGCGGGCTACCTCGGCAAGGACATCCTCGGGAGCGGGCTCAACCTCGACATCACCGTGCACGCGGGAGCGGGCGCATACATCTGCGGCGAGGAAACGGCCCTCCTGGACTCCCTCGAAGGCCGGCGCGGACAGCCCCGGCTGCGTCCCCCCTTCCCTGCCGTCGAGGGGCTCTACGCCTGCCCCACCGTCGTGAACAACGTGGAGTCCATCGCCTCGGTTCCCGCGATCCTGAACAAGGGCAAGGACTGGTTCAAGTCGATGGGGACCGAGAAGTCCCCCGGCTTCACGCTGTACTCGCTCTCGGGACACGTCGTCGGCCCCGGCCAGTACGAGGCCCCCCTCGGCATCACCCTGCGCCAGCTGCTCGACATGAGCGGCGGCATCCGCCCCGGGCACCGGCTGAAGTTCTGGACCCCCGGCGGATCCTCCACCCCCATGTTCACGGACGAGCACCTCGACGTCCCGCTGGACTACGAGGGCGTCGGCGCGGCCGGATCCATGCTCGGCACCAAGGCCCTGCAGTGCTTCGACGAGACGACCTGCGTGGTGCGGGCGGTCACTCGCTGGACCGAGTTCTACGCCCACGAGTCCTGCGGCAAGTGCACCCCCTGCCGCGAAGGCACGTACTGGCTGGTCCAGCTGCTGCGCGACATCGAGGCCGGCAAGGGCGTCATGTCCGACCTCGACAAGCTGAACGACATCGCCGACAACATCAACGGCAAGTCGTTCTGCGCGCTCGGAGACGGCGCCGCCAGCCCCATCTTCTCCTCGCTCAAGTACTTCCGCGAGGAGTACGAGCAGCACATCACGGGCAAGGGCTGCCCCTTCGACCCCAAGAAGTCGACCCTCTGGGCTGACGGTCCCAAGAAGAACTCCGAGGTGAACGCATGACCGTCACCACGAACGCCCCCGCCGGTGGCGGCCAGGCCGCGGTGCCGCCCGAGAACACGGTGTCCCTGACCATCGACGGCATCGAACTGTCGGTGCCCAAGGGGACCCTGGTCATCCGGGCCGCCGAACAGCTCGGCATCGAGATCCCCCGGTTCTGCGACCACCCCCTCCTCTCGCCGGTCGGCGCCTGCCGCCAGTGCATCGTCGAGGTCGAGGGCCAGCGCAAGCCGATGGCCTCCTGCACCATCACCTGCACCGACGGCATGGTCGTCAAGACCCAGCTCACCTCCGAGGTCGCGGACAAGGCCCAGCGCGGGGTGATGGAGCTGCTGCTCATCAACCACCCGCTGGACTGCCCGGTCTGCGACAAGGGCGGCGAGTGCCCGCTGCAGAACCAGGCGATGTCGCACGGCAACGCCGAATCCCGCTTCGAGGGCAAGAAGCGCACGTACGAGAAGCCGGTCCCGATCTCCACCCAGGTGCTGCTGGACCGCGAGCGGTGCGTGCTGTGCGCGCGCTGCACCCGCTTCTCCAACGAGATCGCCGGCGACCCGATGATCGAACTCCTGGAGCGCGGCGCGCTCCAGCAGGTCGGCACCGGCGAGGACGACCCCTTCGAGTCGTACTTCTCCGGCAACACCATCCAGATCTGCCCGGTCGGCGCCCTCACCTCGGCCGCCTACCGCTTCCGCTCCCGCCCCTTCGACCTCGTCTCCTCCCCGAGCGTGTGCGAGCACTGCGCGGGCGGCTGCGCGACCCGCACCGACCACCGCCGCGGCAAGGTGCTGCGCCGCCTCGCCGCGGAGGACCCCGAGGTCAACGAGGAGTGGATCTGCGACAAGGGCCGCTTCGGGTTCCGCTACGCGCAGCGCCCCGACCGGCTCACCACCCCGCTGGTGCGCGGCACCGACGGGATCCTCGCCCCGGCGAGCTGGCCCGAGGCCCTGGAGGCCGCCGCCGCCGGACTCGCCGCCGCGCGCGGCCGGGCCGGCGTGCTGACCGGCGGCCGCCTCACCGTCGAGGACGCCTACGCCTACGCCAAGTTCGCCCGGGTCGTGCTCGACACGAACGACATCGACTTCCGGGCCCGGGTGCACAGCGCCGAGGAGGCCGAGTTCCTGGCGTCCTCCGTCGCGGGCATCGGCAAGGACCTCGGCGGCGGTGACAGGGTCGTCACCAACAGCTCGCTGGAGGCGGCCCCGGCCGTCCTCCTCGTCGGCATCGAGGCCGAGGAAGAGGCCCCCGGCGTCTTCCTGCGGCTGCGCAAGGCCCACCGCAAGCGCAAGCAGCGGACCTTCTCCCTCGCCCCGTTCGCCACGCGCGGCCTGGACAAGGCGGGCGGCACCCTGCTGGCCGCCGCCCCCGGCACCGAGCCCGAGTGGCTCGACGCCCTGGCCTCCGGGACGGGCCTGGAGGAGGGCGGCCACGCCGCCGCCGAAGCGCTGCGGCTGCCCGGCGCGGTCATCGTCGTGGGGGAGCGCCTCGCGGGCGTCCCCGGCGCGCTGACCGCCGCCGTACGGGCCGCCGCCGCGACCGGCGCCCACCTGGTGTGGATCCCGCGCCGGGCCGGTGAGCGGGCCGCCCTCGAAGCGGGCGCGCTGCCGTCCCTGCTGCCGGGCGCCCGCCCGGCCACCGACCCGCGCGCCCGCGACGAGGTCGCCACCGCGTGGGGCCTGGACGAGCTGCCGCACCGCTACGGCCGCGACACCGGCCAGATCGTCGAGGCCGCGGCGACCCGGGAACTCTCCGCCCTGCTGGTCGCGGGCGTCGAGCTCGCCGACCTGCCGGACCCGGCCCGCGCCAAGGCCGCGCTCCAGGAGGCCTTCGTGGTCTCGCTGGAACTGCGGCCCAGCGAGGTCACCGACCACGCGGACGTGGTCCTGCCCGTCGCGGCCGCCGCCGAGAAGTCCGGCGCGTTCATCAACTGGGAGGGCAGGGTCCGGCCGTTCGAGGCCGCGCTCAAGCCCGAGCAGATGACCCGCCGGCTCGCCCCCGCCGACTCCCGCGTGCTGCACATGCTGGCCGACGCGGCCGACCGGCCCATCGCGCTGCCCGACGTACACGCCGTGCGCCGCGAGC harbors:
- a CDS encoding NADH-quinone oxidoreductase subunit C translates to MENGPHAGDGTNVPAPRGTAGPEVIGVRKGMFGAESGGDTSGYGGLVRTVALPGASARPYGSYFDEVVDELEGALEEQDLVPDNAIEKVVVDRAELTLHIAREHLLLVARTLRDDPALRFELCTGVSGVHFPGDKGRELHAVYHLRSLTHGRILRLEVSAPDADPHVPSIVSVYPTNDWHERETYDFFGLVFDGHPALTRIMMPDDWQGFPQRKDYPLGGIAIEYKGAQIPAPDQRRSYS
- a CDS encoding NADH-quinone oxidoreductase subunit A, with the protein product MNAYAPILVLGALGAGFAIFSVVMATLIGPKRYNRAKLEAYECGIEPTPMPAGGGRFPIKYYLTAMLFIVFDIEVVFLYPWAVTFDSLGIFGLVEMLLFVLTVFVAYAYVWRRGGLEWD
- a CDS encoding NADH-quinone oxidoreductase subunit G; this translates as MTVTTNAPAGGGQAAVPPENTVSLTIDGIELSVPKGTLVIRAAEQLGIEIPRFCDHPLLSPVGACRQCIVEVEGQRKPMASCTITCTDGMVVKTQLTSEVADKAQRGVMELLLINHPLDCPVCDKGGECPLQNQAMSHGNAESRFEGKKRTYEKPVPISTQVLLDRERCVLCARCTRFSNEIAGDPMIELLERGALQQVGTGEDDPFESYFSGNTIQICPVGALTSAAYRFRSRPFDLVSSPSVCEHCAGGCATRTDHRRGKVLRRLAAEDPEVNEEWICDKGRFGFRYAQRPDRLTTPLVRGTDGILAPASWPEALEAAAAGLAAARGRAGVLTGGRLTVEDAYAYAKFARVVLDTNDIDFRARVHSAEEAEFLASSVAGIGKDLGGGDRVVTNSSLEAAPAVLLVGIEAEEEAPGVFLRLRKAHRKRKQRTFSLAPFATRGLDKAGGTLLAAAPGTEPEWLDALASGTGLEEGGHAAAEALRLPGAVIVVGERLAGVPGALTAAVRAAAATGAHLVWIPRRAGERAALEAGALPSLLPGARPATDPRARDEVATAWGLDELPHRYGRDTGQIVEAAATRELSALLVAGVELADLPDPARAKAALQEAFVVSLELRPSEVTDHADVVLPVAAAAEKSGAFINWEGRVRPFEAALKPEQMTRRLAPADSRVLHMLADAADRPIALPDVHAVRRELDALGQWAGERAAEQSADTAPLPRPGAGEAVLAGHRLLLDQGLLQDGDEALAGTRHEASARLSAATAAETGVKNGDLLAVTGLAGSVELPLRVTEMPDRVVWLPLNSTGSGVLADTGARPGALVRIGPATPADTSDSPAEVGA
- the nuoF gene encoding NADH-quinone oxidoreductase subunit NuoF — protein: MTVTAEMHENGTSPEKLLAPVLSAFWDEPNSWTLETYRRHEGYEGLRKALAMTPDDLIAYVKDSGLRGRGGAGFPTGMKWQFIPQGDGKPHYLVVNADESEPGTCKDIPLLFANPHSLIEGMIIACYAIRSEHAFIYLRGEVVPVLRRLHEAVREAYEAGYLGKDILGSGLNLDITVHAGAGAYICGEETALLDSLEGRRGQPRLRPPFPAVEGLYACPTVVNNVESIASVPAILNKGKDWFKSMGTEKSPGFTLYSLSGHVVGPGQYEAPLGITLRQLLDMSGGIRPGHRLKFWTPGGSSTPMFTDEHLDVPLDYEGVGAAGSMLGTKALQCFDETTCVVRAVTRWTEFYAHESCGKCTPCREGTYWLVQLLRDIEAGKGVMSDLDKLNDIADNINGKSFCALGDGAASPIFSSLKYFREEYEQHITGKGCPFDPKKSTLWADGPKKNSEVNA
- the nuoE gene encoding NADH-quinone oxidoreductase subunit NuoE; amino-acid sequence: MTANPASQGVSLGMPQLPAPGYPAEVRERLAADAAEVIARYPDSRSALLPLLHLMQSEEGYVSRTGIRFCAEVLGLTTAEVTAVATFYTMYRRKASGDYQVGVCTNTLCAVMGGDAIFEELKEHLGVGNNETTPDGKVTLEHIECNAACDYAPVVMVNWEFFDNQTPESAKDMVDDLLAGRPVEPTRGAPLCTYKETARILAGFPDERAGAVEATGGAGAASLIGLRIARGESPQLGKVVHQRAETTTEEGE
- a CDS encoding NADH-quinone oxidoreductase subunit D; the encoded protein is MNTQKESNHASARETTEGTVYTVTGGDWDEIVRSAARADDERIVVNMGPQHPSTHGVLRLILEIDGETVTEARCGIGYLHTGIEKNLEFRNWTQGTTFVTRMDYLTPFFNETAYCLGVEKLLGITDQIPDRATAIRVLLMELNRLSSHLVCIATGGMELGATTIMIYGFRDRELILDVFELITGLRMNHAFVRPGGLAQDLPPGAVDQLREFVKTMKKNLPEYDKLATGNPIFKARMQDVGYLDLTGCMALGATGPVLRSAGLPHDLRKSDPYCGYENYEFDVPTTESCDSYGRFLIRLEEMRQSLRIVEQCLDRLEPGPVMVADKKIAWPAQLAMGPDGLGNSLDHIRNIMGTSMEALIHHFKLVTEGFRVPAGQAYAAVESPKGELGVHVVSDGGTRPYRVHFRDPSFTNLQAMAAMCEGGQIADVIVAVASIDPVMGGVDR
- a CDS encoding DNA-binding protein is translated as MSKRLKIKAKSEGTLVLDAQGLSLHVDGDEGMRARIEIAQQSGRRVALSALTPLEVRRNGEAVERLQFLLSRFDVKPVTDAVTEAAAKLLDVSGLDGHECLVDALVVATASLCTPPVLLVTSDTSHIPALCKAAEELPGSPRVKIVNV
- a CDS encoding C40 family peptidase, which codes for MSLTAHIPSHRKPRRSASKLAVRAGVAGGVLSTLAMAGTASATPSAEPVHETTLEMPVLNLDLAAEVSSSVTKAAENTRAAAVEGELNALEETARTGAAAEAKQAKADAQQKADTEQKAKEDADRKAESERANRSTARASLQTKPSSSEGSSAQGTGTVTAPATGSAAAIVNFARAQVGKAYVMGGTGPSSFDCSGLVQAAYRQAGISLPRMSQAQSSAGTSVSLNALQPGDILYWGSKGSAYHVAVYVGGGKFVGAQNSSTGIVERSLSYDKPTGAVRVL
- a CDS encoding NADH-quinone oxidoreductase subunit B, with product MGLEEKLPSGFLLTTVEQAAGWVRKSSVFPATFGLACCAIEMMTTGAGRYDLARFGMEVFRGSPRQADLMIVAGRVSQKMAPVLRQVYDQMPAPKWVISMGVCASSGGMFNNYAIVQGVDHIVPVDIYLPGCPPRPEMLIDAILKLHQKIQGSKLGVNREEAAREAEEAALKALPMIEMKGLLR